Below is a genomic region from Leishmania mexicana MHOM/GT/2001/U1103 complete genome, chromosome 20.
TCGTTTTAAGTAAGCAAAGGTGGGGAGTGCGTGCTGCCACGCCGATACGTCTCCAGGAAAGGAAATGAGGCGCGCATGCAAAGAAGAGTGCTCCGTTCCAGCAGGTTCGTGGAGTGCTAGCAAGCACTGAGATTTGCATGAGACGAATACATGAAAGAGAAAACGTGTGCGTATGTTCAGCTCCCGAAGACAACGgggagcgaaaaaaaaagacaatcagggagaggagaggcatGCCCATCAACCTAGCCATCATCTTTTGCCGCCAACCGCATGTCCGCTGCCAGTCATTCCCAGAGTATCACGGAcggaaaaaagagaaaacagACGGCAGAGAGGAAAGAGTGAGCACGCGACACAAAACAAAGAGAAGGCAATACGAGGGGGAAAATAGAGATGAGGAATCTAAACAAGGCGCACGTTGCACTATTgcagagtgtgtgtgtggctaACCTTACGCGGCTAAGCCGACGTTTGGTGCTCGTGTGAGTCGTTTTCGCTTCCTTTCACGAGTCGCCAGTGGCAGTAAGTGAGCATGGGGTGGAGGCgatacacacgcactcgctgCAACGCAAAACAAGCTCAGCACGTACcaatagaaaaaaaagagggaaaTAGACAAGAAAGTAAGACATTGTACCTGAGCAGGAAACCGACGTGTGTCCTTACGTAACGAGAGCGTAAAGAGAAGGGGCATCACGCAGTAAAACaagagaaaaggaagaaacatacgcacacgtgcacataTGAATTTGCACAGGTGACGTGCCTGCGTACCTCTTTTCGTGTTGTGTGTAATGCAAAGTCGCTGAGGAGCTGTCGTGACGCACGCTCATATATCAACTCCACACAATCCACACAGTCACGCACAAAATaaaacaccaccaccacttttACGCCAAAGCACGGACCAGCAAACTAACTTCGAAGTGCTTTGCAAGAGAAAGTGCAGAGCGGTTTATGAATTCTGTTTTTCGTGGGTGTCGCAGTAAACATATATATAGCGATTACGCCCCAGCAGCGCAGATTGTATGGCGTGAGATGACGATGCTTGTACTAAACGAGAGAGCGGCCCATCATGCCAACAACAACGGGCACATAGgcaaaggggggaagaaTGTGGTTGCGCATCGTCACCGTCGTGCCAACGAGAAGAAGTGTGGGGGATGGATAAGAGCAGTCTCCGAAAATGTGACGCTGTGCTTTGCACGCCCGAGAAGGAgtgacacacagacacacgttAAAGCATAGACACAAGAAGGGGAACATCAAGAGGAACATTCACACCGGTTTTCATTCACAGCAGATTCAGTGTAGCGCACGAGGAGCGCCAGTTCCTGTATAGCAGAAAGCTCTACGAACGGGagcgtgtgctgcgcagTTGCCTATTCTCTACACTCATCACACAAGAAAACGCGGAGAAGAGAAACGTGGAAGGGAGACCAGACTTCTCCTTTGCTGTTGCCACGGGGTGAAAAGTTTCGAAGAAAAGGAAGTCGGGCAGAGCAGTGCCTGACAAGGGGCTGACCCAGGAGCTATTTCATGAACAGCAAAAGAGCATTAGTGCAGGccaaaacgaaaaggagGAGCTACACAGCAACAGTTACGACGCACGGTAACGCAAAGAAAACAGGAGAGAGACTCTCCAAGCACAGGCAGAAAACAAAGAATGGGACTGGAGTCAGCCACAGATTGGTGGTAGTGCACGTACGACGTACATGTGATTGTGTACTCGTTGGTAGAGTGCAAGACGCACATTGAGGCGtttacacacgcacatgcgctaACATAGAAAAAAAAGCTCTCGCGAACGGGCGCGTCGTTCGTCAATTTACAAATACCCCGTTTGCCTCACAAGTCACCCAGGAGACAAATGTAGATGGAGACATCGACAAAAAAGAAGGGGGTTGGTCATGGTGAGTACCTCTCTCAACTAGCACTCTGCGTAACAAGAAAGCGCGTTGCTTCTCACAGCGGGTAGGTGTGTGTCAGAGAAGCTGGAGAAAACGTTTGCGTAAGGCCATGAGACAGAGATGAGCTTCTAGTGGGGAGCTTGCACAAAAAGACAAGACGGACGGTTCTCATTTCAGCGGTCCCTCAGGCTCACGCTTTTTCGTCTTGATTCAGCAGTTCCCCTTCCATCGCAAGGTGCTCGAGGTCATGCTTGAAGGCCAAGGGTGGACGGcgacaaaacaaaaaaagaaacgtgTTGCACTACTTTCCAGACTCGATGGCACATTCGACAAGTGTGGTGTTGCGACGTCTGTACGGAATATCATACACCGCAACAGCATCGCCCTCAGCTACAACATATGCCGTGCGTGGGTCTCCGCGCACCCAGCTTACCTTCCGCACCCTTGCCATGCCCGCCAGCGTCGTCGGCACTTGCGACGCCACCCATTCCTTCATTTTCTGTGTAGCATTCGCTTCGATGGCGCTTACGCTGATGCCCTGCTTAAGCGCCCATTCAGCCGCCTTGGCGACCTTGAACTCGTTCTTGAAGTAGTAGTGGATGAAGTAAGGAATCGCCGGCATAGAATAGTGCATCAGTACCGAGCTCCATATCCAGGTCTGTTTGGAGGACGCGGGTcggagcacctgcagcgacCGTGGCTCTTTGTCGGATACGTAGCGCAGTGGACGGTTCATGCACACTTCTTTCACCCTAGCAGGATGTTTTTGCAATTGCCGTCCGACAAAAAGGTCCTCGTACTGCATGAGCAAACTGACATAATGGCTGTGATAACTGACGGTGTACGGCATCGTTAATAGCATCAGCAAACGTTGGTTGGGGACATCGAATGGGTTCAGTGCAGCCTTGATGAGACGGCGGTCTAGTGCATAGCCAGGGCCGTGGCCAAATACAACCTTGTGATTGTcgaaccaccaccacacccgaTACAGGCATTCCTCCGTGTCGTCGATGCCCAGCGTCGGTGGGATAACCCCATTGTATGGAATGGTCGCCGTCAAGTTGCGCGGTTTCCGCCACCCACCGCGCACATGCCGCAGGTCACTCAAGTACTGTGGCACCTTCAGGTACATGTCGTCATCGCCCTTCATGATGTACGGCACGTCTGGGAACGCAGTGTACGCGTAGTTCAGCCATATGACGACCTTTTGAGACATGCCTACCTCTGTCGGGATACCCCACGAAATCCGCATAcccattttctttttcgtggTCGGCTTGCGGTCCGTCAAAAAGTCCAGCCATAGCGAGTTGCGAtggtgcagcgcctcctgccaCAGTGCAGCGGACACGTGGCACACgtactgcgccgctgctgtgaagGCAGGTGTCACGGGCAGCGACAACTGGGCTGAAAGAGTCGCGAGTGACGAAGTCCCGTCCACACGACGTGATGTAGTCACCACGGAGGACCGTACACCAGCGCAGGGTGACTTCCACGCCGCGTCATCGCTTCTTGGGATGCCGCGCCACCCAtcacgcagcaccacgcgACGCTGCACGTACGTGGGGGTATTGTTGACGTCCCCACTCTCTACAGCCCGGCGATGTGCAGTCGCGGCAGCGTACTCGCTCACTGTTGGGGCCAGCTGCGCCATGTCCACGGTCGAATGCGTTGCGTCCTCAGAAAGacgctccgcagcagcaaacacgtagagctgcagcagcgcgcccgTAAAGTTGTTCTCGGTGCGCGCAACCTCTCGGTACGTCAACCACGTtgcgcgctgcgcgtccCGAAGCGGGTAGCGCATCGGCTGGTCCGTTGAAGGTATGCCCATCACGATCAAGTGTCGCGGTCGCTCACCTGTGCTCCTCCACTGCGACGCGTGgacgaagcggcgctgctgtgcgtacGACCGGGTCACCCATTGCCACAGCGGCAGTTCCGCTGCAACATCCACGTCGTCCGTCACGCTCGCCATCGCAAACAGCATCGGCCCCATGAGGCCCAGCGGTGCAGATGCAGTCGCGAACACGGAAAGCCTTTCCCGCCTCTGATTTCCCGTCTCGTCAGTCGATGTCTCCGGatccgcagcggccgcggaaGCGTACGTGACACTGTCGAAGCACATTGTGCAGTTCTCGTCGATCACGCGCAGCGTCCACGACGGCAGCTGATCACGGTCCAGCCGCACCAGAGAGTCAGCCCTAGCGGCAGCGAGACCACGCTGTTTGGTCGTCAACCGCGTCATCGCACTCTCGTGCTGCACCACGACCGAAAACGGCGACGGAAACTGAGATAGACGGGCCTCCTCCAACAACCGCATCGACGCTTCCTGTTGTAAGCCGACGTTGGTCGTGAATTCGCTGATGGACCAGTGAACCATGACTATGAGGACAAGTGAGACGGCTAGTGCCACCAAACGACGGTGTTGAGTGTGTGAATGAAGACCTTGTGCAGTTAATTGGCGAGGATGCCCGCTAAACCTGAGCGGGGGTTTCTTTGCGGCCCCATTCGACAAGTCATCCCTTTTCGACAATGATTCAGTGCTCCTCTTATCACCGCTCGGTGCTCGAGTCGAATCCACCTCCAGCTTGCCGCGTGAGCGCGAGTGACACCCTTGTCCGCtctccgcagcgctgctcagcCCGAAGTGCCtctgagaggaggagagcagctgaAGAGGGTCGAGGCGGTCCGTGTCCCTGGGAGCCAACGCCGCTGGCACGCTGTTCTCCTCTTGCATGATGGTGCACTTCACGCGCAGTGCCGTGGTGGCGGAAGGAGACCTAAGGTGTGCAGGTGGCCACCAAAGTGGCACGAGGACACTCTTGGCCGTGTACAGCGAAACAGCAGGGCCACGGATAGAGACGCGGGGGGATCAAGGGCAGTCGAAGAGAATTACACGATAACACCGGACAGCGGTGCAGAAGAGTTGTGAGCGTGTCGGTGCAACTGTAAAGGGTGCGCCAGTCCACGGAAGTGTCCCCCTCCActtgcgtgtgtctgtgcgggggtgtgcgtggggtgcgtgggtgggtggatgtATGGAGAAATGGGCGGAGTATGAGGAAAGGCAGATAAGGACAGGCGGAGTGGATTGAGGGAAGGTGGCCACCGTGGGATGGTGGACGGACCCGCGAAGCGGACGGGTCGAAGTGACAGTGGAAGATGCCCCTGCGTCGAGCAACACCGGAGCGGCGCTATGGGAATGGGGAGGTTGTTAGCCTCTTTGGTCGTgcaggcagcggctgcacaaAAAAGGGTCTGAGTTTCGCTTCCCCGAGACGAAAGCGGGCAAGTCTTTCCTGTGCAAGGATGCGCGCGGCAGTTACTCCACTGCACCTTTCGTTGGCATTCACCGCGGTTCGATGAAAAGTCCCCAGCGTCTagcagaagagggagagcctGCACGTGTcgatgccccctccccctctacacgagaagaggcagaggagtagacacacgcgcaggagaggaaagcaaaagtggcagaggtgcaggagaagagggcggcGCGCGTTGGACGGGTGCACGGTTGTCGGGGAGTGAGATCGAGCCTGTACCCGGATGGTGTACCGCTTGAGGCACAGGCAGAGTACGTGGCGTGCGGTGTGCAGGCAGTGCCGAAAACGCAAaagagagcagcgccgtgccACGACATGCTGTACACTACAGCAAAGTACAAAACAgccggcagcgtcgaccACCAACGAAGCGCAAAGGCCAAACCAACAAGGCCATCGAGCACGGGCTGCTGAGCCCCGCCCCACCGGTCGGGCACAGGCACcgggaaaggaaaaggaagcaGGGCATGGCGAGCTTGATTTCATCCGCGTCCCAAtctgccacgcacacgcgcgcaggcggGTGAGGGAGCAACAGAAGGAAGTCTACCGTGGGAAGTCGAGATGGGGAGACCGCCACAGGCGTCTGAGGCCGAAGAAGCGGGAAAAGGCGGTCGCAGGCGCGCCTTTCTCAGAGCTCGTACTTTTTCCTTGATTCGCGCCGCTGGCCGTACGGATGCACTCTCTTCCCCACTGGCCCGAATCTCGGTAAAAAGCGCCCATCGACCCCCAACATCCTGCCTCGTGAAGGTGAGCAGTGGATGCACGATCCCACGTGTCCTCTGCATTTGGGGTGCCTCCGTCTGCGCGCTCGTGCGTGTCATGTGTGTGAACAGAGAACATAGGGAGACGAAGAGATGCGCAAAGAGTGAAAGGTAGCGCATGGTGCTGTGGCGTAGAGAATAAGCGAGCAAGCGGCGGAGGAGTGACACTGTCGAAGTGGCGACCCGGCATCCCGTGTGATGACTTCCGGTGCCCGCGGGCGTTGAGGGAGGCAcggaggcagggagggggacggggtTGCACGCAGCCTCCATAGACACGGACGCCGAGAGCGTGCTTCAGATACGGCAGTGCACGGTCTCTCTTCAGGTATGCAGTGGGGTTGGTGTGTTCTGCTTTCTTTCTGTACTGTGCCCAGCGAACAGCGAGGgctgagggagagggtgtcAGCACGAGACAGAAGTCAtagtggggagaggggaagtCAAAAACCAAGGAGACAAAAGAAATGTCGGCACGAACAAAGAAGGTGT
It encodes:
- a CDS encoding phosphoglycan beta 1,3 galactosyltransferase 4 encodes the protein MQEENSVPAALAPRDTDRLDPLQLLSSSQRHFGLSSAAESGQGCHSRSRGKLEVDSTRAPSGDKRSTESLSKRDDLSNGAAKKPPLRFSGHPRQLTAQGLHSHTQHRRLVALAVSLVLIVMVHWSISEFTTNVGLQQEASMRLLEEARLSQFPSPFSVVVQHESAMTRLTTKQRGLAAARADSLVRLDRDQLPSWTLRVIDENCTMCFDSVTYASAAAADPETSTDETGNQRRERLSVFATASAPLGLMGPMLFAMASVTDDVDVAAELPLWQWVTRSYAQQRRFVHASQWRSTGERPRHLIVMGIPSTDQPMRYPLRDAQRATWLTYREVARTENNFTGALLQLYVFAAAERLSEDATHSTVDMAQLAPTVSEYAAATAHRRAVESGDVNNTPTYVQRRVVLRDGWRGIPRSDDAAWKSPCAGVRSSVVTTSRRVDGTSSLATLSAQLSLPVTPAFTAAAQYVCHVSAALWQEALHHRNSLWLDFLTDRKPTTKKKMGMRISWGIPTEVGMSQKVVIWLNYAYTAFPDVPYIMKGDDDMYLKVPQYLSDLRHVRGGWRKPRNLTATIPYNGVIPPTLGIDDTEECLYRVWWWFDNHKVVFGHGPGYALDRRLIKAALNPFDVPNQRLLMLLTMPYTVSYHSHYVSLLMQYEDLFVGRQLQKHPARVKEVCMNRPLRYVSDKEPRSLQVLRPASSKQTWIWSSVLMHYSMPAIPYFIHYYFKNEFKVAKAAEWALKQGISVSAIEANATQKMKEWVASQVPTTLAGMARVRKVSWVRGDPRTAYVVAEGDAVAVYDIPYRRRNTTLVECAIESGK